A region from the Mustela erminea isolate mMusErm1 chromosome 10, mMusErm1.Pri, whole genome shotgun sequence genome encodes:
- the SLC25A33 gene encoding solute carrier family 25 member 33 — translation MATGTQQKENTLLHLFAGGCGGTVGAIFTCPLEVIKTRLQSSRLALRTVYYPQVHLGTISGAGVVRPTSVTPGLFQVLKSILEKEGPKSLFRGLGPNLVGVAPSRAVYFACYSKAKEQFNGIFVPNSNLVHILSAGSAAFVTNTLMNPIWMVKTRMQLERKVRGCKQTNTLQCARHVYQTEGIRGFYRGLTASYAGISETIICFAIYESLKKYLKEAPLAASTNGTEKNSTSFFGLMAAAAISKGCASCIAYPHEVIRTRLREEGTKYKSFVQTARLVFREEGYLAFYRGLFAQLIRQIPNTAIVLSTYELIVYLLEDRTQ, via the exons GTGTGGGGGCACGGTTGGTGCTATTTTTACTTGTCCACTAGAAGTCATTAAGACACGGTTGCAGTCTTCAAGATTAGCTCTTCGGACAGTCTATTATCCTCAGGTTCATCTGGGGACCATTAGTGGAGCTGGGGTGGTGAGACCAACATCCGTGACACCTGGACTCTTCCAAGTTCTGAA GTCAATCTTGGAGAAGGAGGGACCAAAGTCACTTTTTAGAGGCTTGGGTCCAAATTTGGTTGGAGTTGCGCCATCAAG GGCTGTGTACTTTGCGTGTTACTCCAAAGCCAAAGAGCAGTTCAATGGCATTTTCGTGCCTAACAGCAACCTTGTGCACATTCTCTCAGCTGGCTCCGCAG cttTTGTCACAAATACCTTAATGAATCCTATATGGATGGTTAAAACCCGGATGCAGCTAGAACGGAA AGTGCGAGGCTGCAAGCAGACGAACACGCTGCAGTGCGCGCGCCATGTTTACCAGACCGAAGGCATCCGTGGCTTCTACAGGGGATTAACGGCCTCGTACGCTGGTATTTCCGAAACGATCATCTGTTTTGCTATTTATGAAAGTTTGAAGAAGTATCTGAAAGAAGCTCCACTCGCCGCCTCCACAAATGGGACTGAGAAAAATTCCACAAGTTTCTTTGGACTTATGGCAGCTGCTGCGATTTCTAAGGGATGTGCTTCCTGCATCGCTTATCCACATg AAGTCATAAGGACACGGCTCCGGGAGGAAGGCACCAAGTACAAGTCTTTTGTCCAGACCGCTCGGCTGGTCTTCCGGGAAGAAGGTTACCTTGCCTTTTACAGAGGACTCTTTGCTCAGCTCATCCGGCAGATACCAAATACTGCCATTGTGTTGTCGACCTACGAGTTAATTGTGTACCTGTTAGAAGACCGTACCCAGTAA